A region of the Babylonia areolata isolate BAREFJ2019XMU chromosome 10, ASM4173473v1, whole genome shotgun sequence genome:
ttcacctctacactccatctcgctctctacgatcggcttcagatccactctgtttatgcatacccagattcaaacactcgtctgttggccgctgttctttctctatctctggaccttgctattggaatgaacttcctctttcgcttcatcaagtctccacactctgctctttcaagtctggccttaaaacccacctcttcccaaaatagcctcccttccctgcctcttccttgtcttcattttctccagttttacagttatgcatgcgtgtgaatgactggtgcaaaagcgctttgatttatctctgcacaagattcagcactacataaataccattattattatcattattcatttacgTACACACGCAAGCGTACGTAAGaataaacacatgtacacaggcatgcacacacgcatctACAGATATATTCAGCAAAaatgggcatgcacacacattcttagAGGCATATCAGTGTGTACATAGAATAACCTTCATTATAAGATGGGAGTGAGCATAGAAGGAAGGGACTCAGTTTGGATAAGTGTAAAGCTGTTTTAGTCTGATCCGAGAATTCTCGGGAATTCATCTGGCCATTGCGTGGAATCATTCCAGGGAGTTACTTTGGTTGGGGTGCTAAACTATCACGTTATACCACTAACAGCACTTAGGCCCAGGCTCTGTTGATCTTGAGCTGATACTGTATAAACAGACGGTCTCCATTCGCCAGTCGTCAGAGCTCaggaggggaaagagaatggAGAAACTACTGGTGATCATCGTCGTTATCCAGTCGGCTTTGTCCGCAAAGTCAGGTCAGTGGGCTTAGCAAGGGAAGATctcttctctgttctgtctctctgaatcttGGCTGGACTATTTTTTGTGAGCATGTTTTGATTGTCGTTTTAAAATGAAAGGGCGTATTGCTTTCCCTGGAATGGGGGTTTCATTTTAGAAAATGTGCGCTTCAAGGTATCATTCCAAAGTTATTTTAAACACAAAGCATAATATTCTTAAATGTCATCGTGCATCAGAAATGACAAAACAAGGAGTTCTATTGGATTATAATGGTATAAGGAGTGTGCGAACCATGACACATATATATGCTAAGGTTTATTATTCTTTTCATAGTGGTGTATCATGAATATCAATGGAATAAGAATTCTAGAGGCATTCTGTAAACATGATTCAAACTAAACATATGCATTGTTTGAAGAGAATTGCTCTCTTTCAATTTTACATTAAATATATAAAAGACCAAACTGTAAACCTGCAAATTATTGTCAGTAGCTGAGAGTTGGGTGGTTATCAGTAATTCATTTAAACAGTCGTAATGTATCACATGTTCTTGATTTTTCAGAGATAACTTATGCTCCAGCTCATCAATGAACCTTTGTAGTTTGGGCTGTACTCTTGAATTAACTTgggtaaaacacaaaaaaacactgaacCGTAACTCATTACATTGTTTTTGATCATCTATGCCAAGCAATTGAACTGAAAGGGCAGTATTTCAATGCTTTTACCTTTTTTAGGGGTTGAATATGCTTACCACTACAGCCGTCGGTTTGGTctgttggccaaattttgcggCTAATCCAGTACTAAGATGCCTCTGCCAAGCCCGTCATTTGTTCAGCCAGTCAGCCCTACTCCCAGCCTTCAGAAAGAATTATTCACACGGCAACTGCCCCCAGGGCTAAGTCTATTAGCGGATCTTCTGCtgtgtttgattattttttttagattacTTGAATCCCATTTTCTTAGATTGAATACTAAATTAATTTCAACCTGGTGCATGATAATATTTGTTTTTCCAGGATTACGTTTGACTGGTTTTGCTAGACAGTCTATTTCTTGTTCACATTTAAAAGAATAAAATCTTGACAGAACACATAGAACAACAATAACTATTCTTTTTGGGGGGTCAACCTTTGTGCATGAAAAGTCAGTCATTGTGGGAATCGTTCTACAAACATCAGCTACATTTGTTATGAAATACCTGAATGGTAAAGTCATGGAAGATAGGAACAGGATCTGATGCTGGCTAAGACTGTCTAGCACAACCAGCATAATGTTTCAATAAATCTGTAAAAGTTCGTACTGATAGTGTGCATTTAAATATGGTTTTGATCAAATCATGCAATCTCCACATCGACTAACTGCAAAAATACAAAGAGAATAACCCCAGAAtagaagatttgtgtgtgtgtgtgtgtgtgtgtgtgtgtgtgtgtgtgagtccatggTAAACTTCAGCATTACCAttatctctggaaatactttgtctgccaataccaaatttggcttgaaaATAGCAGGGGAAAAATCTCAATAATAGTTTGTATGTCTCCCGAATTTCGCTGTGTTTCCAGATCATTAACGGTTGATTTCGATGAGGCACATTCCCGATTCCGAGAACACTACATTACCCCATCCCAGTTGCCGGAATGTACGCTGTGTCTGGTACGAAGACGTCATGACctcctttttcttgttcacaattaaaagaaaagaaatacaaattctggacagaacacagacactgatacagtgACGCTAACTACACAATGACGTGTTTaccgcatatgaatattctaaagtggatactgaattaactagaatgcacgtaaaagaaaaattgaatccacTATTTCACTGAGTCAATCAACCTTGTCTAGACTGGTCAGTACAGgtcttgacaaaaaaaagaaaaagaaaaagaatataagtCAGCAATGAAAGAGTGCATTCGACAAACAAACATAACTGTTGGCAATGATAAATGCTTGAATATGTCTATACTGTTAAATAAGTTGATATTGATACCTAAAGGCTCAAAGTTGTATCATGGTGTACTGACTGACAATGGTAGCCATCTACAATGCTGTTCAAAATGGGATGAAACACTTAATATTGTATGTGATTGGAAAaaatggtttacacacacacagacacacacacacacacacacacacacacacacacacacacacacacacacacacacacacacatatatatatatatatatatatatatatatatatatatatatatatattagtaagaTTCCAGATGTAAATCTGAAATGGTTCCAGTTTAGAATCACACACAGATGTCTCGGAACAAATGTTATATTTAAAGAGATGGGGTTAATTAGCAGCTATCTATGCAGTTTTTGTAATGTAGTGAAAGACAGTATGAAACATATGCTACGGCGTGCACAGTTGTTCAACAATTCTGGCACGCAACGAATAAAATGAATGGAAGATGTCCAAACATGTCCAAACATTCAAAATTTACATATAACTGAGCCATTAGTCATACTTGGATTTGATAAAAATGCAGTCATTGATTCCACCTTATATTTCATCTTATGGTTAACTAAACAATGCGTGTACACAAAGCTGTGCCTTTTCTACAAGGTTTCAACAATAAACTGAAATATAGAAATACAATTCAGAATATTTATCCCGAAAAAAACCCTCATAATTATTTTATCATTAGATGGTTTCCATATGTTTATAGATACAAACTAAAGTGATGAATATATGTTGACTACATTATGTACCATTGCAATATTGATCTAGATGTACTCTATATTTTACATCACAGTTCAAGATGATATGACGATATGTCTAATAACAATATAAATTGCAACCCCCAGTTTATCAAACTTATCAAAtttcggtgtgtatgtgtatgtatacgtttATATGTTTATGATCACAGTATAATTTTGTGTATTTAAAAAATGTGAACGtgaatgtagatgtgtgtgtgtgtgtgtgtttgtttgttttttttgttttgtttttttttcgtttcattcaTCTAATGATAATTTTGAATTTATCtagtattcggatgagacgataaaccgaggtcccgtgtgcagcttgcacttagcgcacgtaaaagaacccacggcaaaaaaagggttgttcttgccaaaattctgtataaaaatccacttcgacaggaaaaacaaacaaaactgcattcaggaaaaaatacaaaaaaatcggtggcgctgtagtatagcgatgcgctctccctggggagagcagcccgaatttcacacatagaaatctgttatgataaaaagaaatacaaatgtctgtttttctttcagtctttttccCCTCacgtttgttattattattatatggatgtgtgtatgttttgtaatgTCAATATAGAAACTTTTTAATtaaaacgtttgaaaaaaaaatgttgggtgTGTCTGGCGCAGTGccaagtctcctttaccgcagaatTAAAAGAATTTATTGAACAATCATcggcgtgtttactgcatatgaatgttttaaagtagATACTGAATTAAGTGGAATGAACATAAAGAtaaattgaatggacggtgtcatagtttctcagtgagtgtaaCGACTGAATCTTGTTGAacatggatctctgcagatctagaaaaaaagaaaaaaaaaagccaaaaaaagccACATATTGCAGCGTGTTTGAGGCGATGGGAATTTCTCCTTTACCTCGCATTTGAAAGAAATTCTCAAGTGCCCAACCAAAATAGCATGTTTTAAACGACGTTATCATTTCGACTACCGTTGTCAATTTATAatgctaaaagaacatgctcaactAATAATTTTTGAATGTCATTGGAAAAGCTGCGTTAGCGCTGCGTATAAAACCACTTGCTCCCGACccaaacatgcatggttcgaatctgctgtgtcttttttttgtctttttagcgCAAAGCTTTATATAACCATGATGATGAATACAGAACGAATTTTAACAAAATGatctttttaaattcattttaatTATTGctatttctttaagtgtgtatcacaagtgagtcttgaaggcgttTCCTctcgttatttttttgtttgttacaatCTACTTTTTTTCCCTTGGGTTCTTGAAGATAGTTCAGTTATTTGGAGTCATTTTAAAATAGCGTATCCTTTCAAAGTCCTCATTCTCATTtattttctacttcttctgcttctgcttccataaccttgtgaagagtcattggggcactgCACAGAACTGTCCATCAGATTCATCCAGGActggtggttgtggttttcccgtccattctgcaatgttgacagtggttgtggttttcctgtccattctgcaatgttgacagtggttgtggttttcccgtccattctgcaatgttgacagtggttgtggttttcccgtccattctgcaatgttgacagtggttgtggttttcccgtccattctgcaatgttgacaGTGGTTTTGGTTTTCCCGTCTATTCTGCAGTGTTGACAGTGGTtgtggttttcccgtccattctgcaatgttgacaGTGGTTTTGGTTTTCCCGTCTATTCTGCAGTGTTGACAGTCCATCACTTTTCCTGTCTTacccccatctctgtccctcACCAGTCTCTTGAAGAATATACATTTTCTCACAAGTttcacaccagtttcagtttcatgtagGTGTCAGAGCATGTGCACAGATCCATTTATGATAAAGTGATTGTTTAGCGCTCTTGTTTAtgtgtgatatgatcagtgtagctggtgttcagttgtgataaaccctcatttccatggcttggattttTTTCTCCAAAGCTGCCGTGAGGGTCTATGTCGCAATTATGTCCAGGGGAAAATGAATATGTTAACCAGtacgatggacacacacacacacgcacgcacgcacgcacgcacgcacgcacgcacgacacacacacacacacacacacataaacacacacacacacacacacacacacacacacacacacacacacacacacaaagggatggACAACCAAAACAGGATTATTACACACTCATTTTGTATTtgcgtacacacgtacacacgtgaaCCCAAAATGATCGTAATGAACAGAAACGATGCATTTGGTCACAAATCAACAAGCAAAACCAATGCATGTTTCAATTGAATTTGGAGAATGTGTATGAGTCATTAATGTATAAGCATAAACCGAAAGAGTGAATTCACTGTGTTCAGATTTCTAAGGAAGACCAGAAAATGAGATGGCTGATTGGTTTTGAATATATTCAgcataaaaagaaatccacaagATAATGAGCCTCTTCTAAATCGAGGAAAATCTTATGGTGATCTTGTATTGACTGACTGCATCTAACAATGTGTTGGGTTATAGGTGTATGACAGTAGTTAATAATGGCGACCTTAAGGAACATAACATCATGAAGCTTTAAATAATTATGGTTAGAAATAGCCATAAGATAAATCTACCCATATTACCACATGATACAGTTCACTAAAGCATTATTTTGCTGCAATTATAACTATGTACATATTTTTCTGCTGTTTCTTCAGTCAGTATGTATTGTAAAACTAACATTGCCCGTTTTCTAACCACTCAGTAGCTGTGTTCCTCACCGTCATTCTCACTTATTAATTAATGACATAGCAATGACTTGACTGTAATTAGCGTTTACAGAAATTTTCTGTAAATTAGTCATCGTTTTCTATCATATATTCATTTTGCTAAAACAGTACCAATGTTAATTCActctactgtttgtttgttttttgtctgtcagtgcaACACTAGTTAATCTAACAATAAATGGCCGATGCCTGACTGCCTGGTTGAcacgcacgtacgtgtgtgtgcacctgtctttCAATATTTGTGGATTTGTCAATCTATaaattatgtgcatgtgtgtttgcaccaGTGTGGTCTGTTTCAGGCTTGGTTCATGATGGGGAGTACATTCTGGCTTTCCGCCTGACACCCGGCATTGGCAAGTCGTCCTACGACACGTACACCAAGGTTGGCTACAATGATGACGACCCTCTGGTCCGCAGGGTCATGCCTGCCGGCTGTCTGACAGTGGACGGCTCGCAGCCCTGTGACAGACACTACCGCAGCAAAGTGCTGGACCTGTGGGATGGCCTCCGTGTGAAAGAGGTCcttttgcttacacacacacacacacacacacacacacacacacacacacacacacacacacacatatatatatatatatatatatatatatatatatatatatatatatatatatgtactgttaCTGACTTCTTTAGTGAGCTAGTTGGGATCAGATTTTCGTTGTAGAACGTATGTGTGCTTCCATGCCATGATTGTGAATCAGCTGTGCAAACATTTTACCTTCCTTATTGTTACTTAGGATCCGTACCtcactgcctacatgacgggttaACCCGTCATTGGGTTTTCCCAGGCCAGCATGGAGAGGACAACAAAAGCATGccagagaaaaggaggaaggggggggggggggtatggtggtggggaggggggcggggggtgagtgtGGTGATGAAAAGGAGGATGAGGGAATGATGAGAGCACGCTTTTTGGTCCAAAGCATTGTGCAGTCATGACAGTTTCATTGGTTTTTGGAACGGATATCACTCATTGCAAACATAAATATTGAGTTCTTGCAAAATGGTATTTAGTAGTCATTATCACCATGAGCTGCTGACCAGTAGCTATGAACTGGTGCTAGGTGGGTTAGGGGATCAGGTTGAGCGAAAGGTGGTGTCAGCTGTCACTGGccagagaagggaaggaagggatggtAGGGGGTAGATGGCAGTATGACAGTTTTGCATTCACCGCTGTCAGAAAATGGAGAGCAGCTcaccaaaaaatataaaaacgAGAGGGTGCTTCTGTTTTTTGCTGAGTTGGAGACCACGCACAAGGACTATGAACAAAACTAATGGAGATGCcagatacttttttctttctttctgtgttttggtCTGCGACtcctaggcagccatactatttTTTCGGGATGTACatgatggttttgtttgtttgtttgttttgttttgctttgttcccataacccaccaaatactAACCTGGATTAGGGGAATCAACGTGTATGTTTCGTCATTTGAGTATGTATACACGTGAAgcaggttcaggcacttgcaggtctgaaGATAGGTTAATCTGGAGGATTGGaaaaacaatctccacccttaattcaCCAGTCGCCGAtcattggacagacagacagacaggcaagcagacatgCAAGATCATTATTAGCTAAGCCTGGTTGCTTGGTTGTTTCATTGACGGTTTATGCTCCCATTGACAGGCGTGGGTGTCGTTGTACGTGAACGGGAGTGAAGTTGCTTTCTTTGAGTTCAATGCTGTGGGGGCGGACTACATCAACTGGTTCAAGGCAGA
Encoded here:
- the LOC143286793 gene encoding uncharacterized protein LOC143286793 isoform X1 — encoded protein: MTPICSPSLCPLCEDCMRTTVSIRQSSELRRGKRMEKLLVIIVVIQSALSAKSVWSVSGLVHDGEYILAFRLTPGIGKSSYDTYTKVGYNDDDPLVRRVMPAGCLTVDGSQPCDRHYRSKVLDLWDGLRVKEAWVSLYVNGSEVAFFEFNAVGADYINWFKAERLASSSYWDLFTEPKNYCSIEGAASYRRFYINRNYDGCPKDRGWLVVWDTADGCRPIWGADPPYPAVGYMHGKTQQLWTSTYVRYADVMAIWVKIGSQGRLRG
- the LOC143286793 gene encoding uncharacterized protein LOC143286793 isoform X5; this encodes MTPICSPSLCPLCEDCMRTSSELRRGKRMEKLLVIIVVIQSALSAKSGLVHDGEYILAFRLTPGIGKSSYDTYTKVGYNDDDPLVRRVMPAGCLTVDGSQPCDRHYRSKVLDLWDGLRVKEAWVSLYVNGSEVAFFEFNAVGADYINWFKAERLASSSYWDLFTEPKNYCSIEGAASYRRFYINRNYDGCPKDRGWLVVWDTADGCRPIWGADPPYPAVGYMHGKTQQLWTSTYVRYADVMAIWVKIGSQGRLRG
- the LOC143286793 gene encoding uncharacterized protein LOC143286793 isoform X2 — protein: MTPICSPSLCPLCEDCMRTTVSIRQSSELRRGKRMEKLLVIIVVIQSALSAKSGLVHDGEYILAFRLTPGIGKSSYDTYTKVGYNDDDPLVRRVMPAGCLTVDGSQPCDRHYRSKVLDLWDGLRVKEAWVSLYVNGSEVAFFEFNAVGADYINWFKAERLASSSYWDLFTEPKNYCSIEGAASYRRFYINRNYDGCPKDRGWLVVWDTADGCRPIWGADPPYPAVGYMHGKTQQLWTSTYVRYADVMAIWVKIGSQGRLRG
- the LOC143286793 gene encoding uncharacterized protein LOC143286793 isoform X3; the protein is MTPICSPSLCPLCEDCMRTSSELRRGKRMEKLLVIIVVIQSALSAKSVWSVSGLVHDGEYILAFRLTPGIGKSSYDTYTKVGYNDDDPLVRRVMPAGCLTVDGSQPCDRHYRSKVLDLWDGLRVKEAWVSLYVNGSEVAFFEFNAVGADYINWFKAERLASSSYWDLFTEPKNYCSIEGAASYRRFYINRNYDGCPKDRGWLVVWDTADGCRPIWGADPPYPAVGYMHGKTQQLWTSTYVRYADVMAIWVKIGSQGRLRG